aagttaaaaacgCTTCTTCAGTTTTAGCCAAAAAAGATTGCATTTTGCAGAAGTTCAAATGGTTATATTGGAGACATCCATACATAAGTATATTATACTTTATATAATAGAAAATTGCTTACCCATTTGTAGTAAAACTTGGACAGGGTATTCTTTAGAACACACTGTTAAtattatcagaatctggggatataaggAAAGGCTTATAGAACTTGGTTACAACTTTCTTTATGACAAGTTTTTGAGATAATCAGAATATGTGGATATATGGATGAACACTTAGACTTATTGTAATTAGAATATCATTAATTTTCATTTGTTCATATTAACTAGCTGTTTTTAACTGCATGCGGTTTAACATGGAATTGTTTTTTGAAagttttctttgaaaaataaacaatgtataGTGTATGGTTTCTGTTATTGTATGTAcaagtacatgaacacaacattAAACAATGGAATGTGTTACAAAGAGTATTTATTTGTTCTTCATAagcatgtttctgtatttttGGAATCTCAGTTTTATGTATGGGGTGGAGGGAAGGGTGTTTATATCTGGGGCTTGTATTCAGAACAGTTTTCTAGAGAGTAGAACAGATAGAAGAAGATCAAGTCCACCTCCAAGGCTTGTTACACTTGTatggtcagaaaaaaaaacacaccttttgTTGAGACTTCTGGCAGTTTTTTGACGGTTTTGTTGCTGTTACTGATGGTGCTGGCAACATTTTTTCGGAACACTTATACTTGGACATAGGCACAAGggtcaaaatgtaaaaccagAGGTGCCTTTGTTACAGAAATCAGCACGCATTTTTCTAGGTTACTTAGAAAGCAAACAACAATAAGGGACTTGTAGAACTGTCAACAGCATGTAATAGAAAAGGCAAGGCACAGtttgaaatacaattatttattaacctttttaataatacaaaattgtaaaaaatacaatatattatgGAACATGCTAAATTCTTGCACTTCAATCttggaagattttttttatttttttcttgttcacATTTTGTTTCCAGTAACAAAAAGGGGTGACCAAACAATCCAATCTGTTTTTAGCTTCCACTGTTTTCGATTATTAATCCTGCTCTTGATTTTCTTGAGGGATGGAATCTGAGATGCTACCCAAGGAATCGTACCCAAACCAAGCAGGGGGGTCCTCATTACTGTATTCCCAGCACTGAACTCTGGCTTTTACTTTCAGAGCAGCTTGTCTAGGGAAGGCAAGTCATACTGTATGATTATCAGAAAACTACAATACAATCTATATCATCTATTCATCGTTTATTGACCAGCTGTTCTCTTTTTTTATAGTACCCAGTACCAGTATTTTTAGTTTTAAGTGCAGTTATCATTCCTTGACCTCTGATAGCAAAAGTTTGTATAGTATACTTTACGAGAATAAAGAGCAGGGCATGACACCAGCCATGTCTTGAATAAGATTTACATATTTTAACCAGTATCATAGTCATTATGTTTCATCTCTGAAAATCTGAATGCCCTGTGAAGATTTTATTTGAAAGTGTAAATAACTTACCTGGTGATGTTTTTGCAGTAGAGCATGTTGAGAACATGCAGCTGTTTACAGCTGTTCTGCAAATACTTGGTTGTCTTGTCAGTAATATGAACACAACCAGAGATATCCAGCTCAtggaggtactgacacactccTGTTAAATACTGCATGTACAGATCTGTCATCTAATTAAAAAGAATACAGATATTACAACCTCTCAAAAGGTTGGAGTTTATACATAATCAATTTAGCATTTCTTTAaaactgtacagtactgtggAGAGAGTTACTGTCCTCCTTGTTCTCCCATGTGTTTGATATTACTAAGAGATTGCAAAGTATACTGCAAATAGTTTTGAAACTCACTCACATttatgcattttgtttatttatatattgtacaacaaatatatatttctaccAGCTTTACCAGATTCTTGAAGTTTTGGAAACCAATCACAATTTCAATCTTCAGCTAATACTTTTCCCAAACCTTAAATGCACCGCTGCAATGCTGACTAATTACATTCATGGTAGATTACCCAATGCATAAGACAAATAGAGTGCTTCCCCAACATTTGATCTCATGATGCATGCATACATACTTTTGGACATCCAGCAATGCTGAGTGAGGTGAGTGTCTGGCAGTAAAAGGCTAAGCTTTTAATTGTCTTATCTGTCAGTGAAAGGCAATGAGAGATGTCAAGGTGTTCCAGATCCCTAGACTTTTGGcacaatttctgaaagaataaaaaaaaaaaaaaaaatgctgtatctATACAGTTAAcctctaggttttttttttaataagccgTTCTTCCCTTACCACAAGTATTTGTAATAGTGTGCAAGTACACTAGGCGGTGAAGTCAGTTAAGTATTaaacccttgctccgcagtggtggaatgaccttcctacagatgtcaggactgcccagtccctgaccacattccggcgcctccttaagactcacctcttcaaagagcacctgtagaactcctctgtttgtatcctgggacactatcacccttcatgtaaatgtgctttattttgctcctatctgcccctattttactgcatttaatcctgtacttcagaatactgtaatctgccaagtgtttaacctgtagtactttgtatttaatcatatcctgatgtaactatcactatttaatcataccctgatgtaactatcactattatctgctgtattattgaattgtggtttgtcacacttatactttgcttgaacaaaagttattgtatttcttgctcttattgtattacttgtactgtaacacttgaaatgtatttgcttacgattgtaagtcgccctggataagggcgtctgctaagaaataaataataataataataataataataataataataatattaaagacctCCACTAATATTCGGTGGTCAAATTATTTAACTGAAACTATAGCTTTCAAAACCAGACGGAATGAAAATATCAACACCCAAAGGCATGCACACTTTAGCACAATTTTGCTGTGATCTTTGAAAATTGTTTTCAAACAGAACATTAAAATTtaaggtgtttttattattataattcctccagaattacattaaaaaaatctatatgaaaGGTGTTAGACTGTGGTGGTGGTACCTCAGAATGGGGCAAGGTTACTTCCCTTTGGGCCAAAACTCAAGCAATACCCCCAGCAAAGAGTTAGGGGGGAAAGGGGATTCTGTTGGAGATGCGATTCATTAAACTTGGGTCCTGTCAAACAACTCATCAATTCCACAACCTTGATGCCCTAAACAACTTAGTTCTTGAACAAACTACCCATGGGAATTAACTCCCTAGTGGTTATTTTGTCAGGCTTTGGACTTACAGGTGTTTTACAGCTGTCAGTCAAATATGTGTATATGATAGTGTTGGCACTTTCTTAAATTAGGTCAAATCTAATTTTTGGGTTTAATTACAatgcacctgtttttttttagatgtaattATACCCTTGTAATGGTTAAGCCAAGTACCACCTGCATGCTCATACCTATGCACATGTGACAGACCAGGTCTGAATGACctggaaataaaaagaaaatctgaatCAAACTGTTTTAAACATTAGACCGTTTCCGTGTTGTAATGAAATGATTATCATTGACCAATCTaaagcaactgtttaaaacagctGCACACAAAGCATTTTAATAGAGGATGGGTTTACGTTGTGTTTTGCTATGTTGCTATGCTGGTCATGAATGATATACATAAGATCATTATTTCAAATTTATAATCACCCTTTAAAGGTATAGTCTCTTTAAAAACCTCTTTATTGGTATTTAAAGCCCACATCGTAATTTAGTAAACAGACCTGAATTCCCAAATCAGTGATCCATAAGCATTCAGACAAGGTGAGCTTTTTTATGCCAGTGTTGGTGCCAAGAGATGCCAAACCCTGCCGAGAAAACAGCAATTGACTTGTCAGTGACTTGCATATTATTTGAATATCATTCTCATCcttttattgtacttactacatgttcttactggactttacttgtttaaacaaatatgtttactgtaagttaactgctcttagtcaaactcgctcttaaatgtaattatttactgtattctttattttgctctcatttgaatttgatcttatttgctacttttataactgctcttacctgtaatgtgatattctgaaatgtgatactttacaatgtggtactttgtattttgtaacaattgtaagtcgccctggataagggcttctgctaataaataaataaataaataaataaataaataaataaataaataaataataatattcactgcTCTCTATATGGTTCTCTATATACATGTAGATACATGTTAAATTGTAAGTGTGACATGAGTAGGTATGGTTACTTTCAAATTATTCCCGTAACTGGATATATGCATTCCTTGAGGTGGATAATAATAGTGTCTGACTTAAACCAGTTTTTGCCAAGTCTTGCTAACTGCAgctacatattatttttttttcctttttttgtgcaACCACAAAtaacatactgaaaaaaaaaaagttggacaaGTCCATACAAGGTTTACCCTCCCTTCTACAAACAGACTTGCTGGGCTGAAAATAAGATTCCAgcaaataagaagaaaaaaaaaggataatttcTGTTATTGTATGTCGAAGTACATGTTTACTGAACCCAACATTAAACAATTTATTAGATGAAATGATATCCTTGTAACGGTTAAGCCAAGTACCACCTGTATGCTCATACCTATGCACATGTGACAGACCAGGTCTGAAtgaccaaaaaataaatcattttctgaatCAAACTGTTTTAAACATTAGACAGTTTCCATTTTGTAATGAAATGGTTATCATAGACCAATCTAAAGCAACTGATTAATACAGCTGCACACAAAGCATTTTAATAGAGGATGGGTTTACATTGTGTCTTGCTATAGTATGTTCAATAATGGCAAACAAGTTTCTGCCCTATTTTCTAAAAGGATCTTTTAGACGATCATTAAACAGATTGCTAAAACATTAAAGCGTGGAAACCAAATGTATTAAACTGCATTCCCCCTGGGTCTACCTGGTCCTGGATGTTAGTTCCTGTTAAATCAAGCGAGGTCAGTGATGGCAAGCCTGCCAACAGCTCAAGTCCTGAATCGGTCAGGTGTTCACAGTAACATAGACTCAGATAAGTTAGTTTAAGACacctataaaattaaaataacaaaaattaatACCTTCAGCCACCCAGTAATTGTCTCTGAAATGGGTCTACAACTGTTGCTATAGAGGTATTGACATAACATTCTGTAAACCACGTGTATTTTACATGCACATTCAGCTGATTCTGTTACttactttttgtatttagtttaggCCAGTTTATGTTTTTCTCATACCTTTGTGATATTCTCAACAGGGACATGTCACTGACACGGACACAGTTTGTCAGGTTCACTTCTCTGAGCTTCCCAGCAGAAGGGCCTTCCACAAGATATTTAATTCCTGCATCACTCAACCTGTAACATGTGACACCATATATGAATAATGTCACTCAATAGTATAACACATAATTGTCTTACAGAATGTGAATTAACAGATGTTATAACCAAGATTATAATTACATTGACTTGGGCCAAACAAATTATATTTGCTCCATTGCTATTTAGGTTCATTTAAAACTACAAAATTCCAAATACGGGGCATTTTGTTTTCATGTTTGCAAACAAGGCACATGAAagcaatgggggaaaaaaagtaaGAGCTGCATGCTATCTGAATCATGCatatataaacatacataaacattttattaaagatGTCGATGATTAAAAAGCAATAATAGTTTATTACATTACAATTATTATGACATATTACTAATGAAAAGGTGCTTATAAAATATCTTGTCATGTCTTATAACATTGTAATGCTATATCCcagtataattattataataatcatATCATATTATTTATAAcctttataatacatttatagaTGCTTTAGTAATTATTTTTAGTCAATCATTAAATATAAGTATTTCTGGTaaaatttaaatgtaataaagCTATGTTCTCAATTTTTGTTGAGGTGATCTCAGACGGACCTGATAAAATTGGGGATGACCATACAGTGTACAGTTTTGATCACATACTAGTTTACATCGATGAGTTTCACAGATGTAAACAGTCTCAATTTACACTGCAATTGAGTTTGTTAGATAAATATGTAGTTGATTGAGCAGCATGTTTCCAAAATTATAAACCAAAGAATAACTTATGGCGagtataaaatgtaatgaaatgaaACACTGATTTGgatacatgtataaacaaaaaatatatagctgAGATTTTGAGATGAACAGTAAATTATAAGCCATCATTTTCATTGGTTACACAGTCGTAAACATTTCTGAACTATAAATCATATAATGTAGAATAAATGTCAGctgatctgttttattttatagtacTGTATAAATAACAATCTATTTACTTTCAATGTTGCAGGGAAAAAACTTGGAGGCCGTGTACAAGTGCAAGCATGTCACTGAAAAAGTGCACTTGGTTTCAGTCATCTCATCCTCAGAAGTTTAAATCACCCCTGTAGCCTCAACAGAGCTCtaagaatcatgtctaacctccaagtagCTCTGGTACactagagtgtaaccattaacctgtccccctgcaacactgcctggatgtaagaaatacgtcaacaagtatgtcagtaacacacaGTACAACCTCATGCCACAGGTGTAAATTCTAAATTAGAGTTATCAGCCCCATTGGCCGTATCTGGCTTTGCATTTTCAGACTGAACAGAAAAGAATAGGCCATGGTCTCAGTTTGGCTCTCCAGAGATGGTacaaagcagctccagctgaaaggaGGAATGTGGCAGTCATTGAAGTGCAAAAGCACAAgtagaggatgaggtgtgtcaagGTGGAATCCCAGGCTAAGCAGCAATGGAtgagtgggtgggtggggggacGCCAGCATCACTGTCGAGCGTTCccaaggtgtcgtgggctagatGACGAAACAGCGGAGATGGGAGGTGCCCATCTGATAACCCCAACAAAGtaccccacccagcccattccagacggttACCTTGCGGAGGCACTAGGGAGGCAGCACTTTGGTTgctccctggagccagcattgacacaattgtgtgtgctgatgcccCATCAAAAccaggccaataggaaatccatgttCCCTGGAAAGGGAAAAGCACTGGAGGCTCATATCTTCCTTCAATGTGTGCAGATACTGCAGCAAGCTACATCTTGGTTGGCCCCCACCACTACTATTTAACTTTACCTTAGCGAAAGCCGAGTGAGATATTAGCATGAATTCAATAACAGTGattctcatgtaataaaaaacaTCAGTataatgaaatgtttaattacaatttgataagcgattcTCTTGGATAAATGGACTGACAGACACCCACCTCTATCTCCAGAAATGATATATTCTCAATAACCTAAACTAACAAATGTTAATACCAAggttcatgacaattggatagaTGGTTCTCCAGATGCACGCAAAAATGTAAGGGTGACAGATGGACAGATGGACGGAGAGACTGACACCCCCATATATTCCCAGGATCTGATATTCTCAGAaacgtatgctaaataatgttactgcCAATTTTAGTGAcaatttgtatattattattattatttatttcttagcagacgcccttatccagggcgacttacaattgttacaagatatcacattatttttacatacaattacccatttatacagctgggtttttactggagcaatctaggtaaagtaccttgctcaagggtacaacagcagtgtcctccaccggggattgaacccacgaccctccagtcaagagtccagagccctaaccactactccacaatgtgtgaagtgtgacatataTACATACTTTATCCCTGGTGGGGCACAATAACAAACGCCACACACAAGTTGAACAAAtgttgtatttcttacatccagtaGAGTGTTGCTGGTTGACTGGGTAACTCTGATATTTCAAACCTATACCAAGGAAGGCTAACTCTTACCTAATGCAGTCGGCCACGTTTAGCACAGTCAGATTCTTGAGGGATCCTATCGCTTTTAGACTAATGTCAGTGATTTTCTGGCAGTCAGCAGCATAGATGTGGCACAGGCAGGGGGAACTCTTGCAAAAGGACTTCCAGCTCGCATCAGTCATACGATTATTACCTGTTTATAAAATTATAGTGGACAGGATTTCAAATGTTAAAATATGATTGTCTAGGTGACTCTGATACCAAAAACATGAATCAGATTAATGATGATTAAAATGATTTTGGCATTTTGGTAGCTTGCATATGTTCTAGGATATCTAAAGACAAACATTAAGGAGGGACTAGATTTATAAGGTACAGTACCATATGATAATCACACACTAGCGTATTTTGTGTGGATGTGACTGATGATTTCATTCTGTTGGATACAAAGCTGTGCTTTACATTTAATGCACAAATGAAACTTGGATTAATTCTGAAAACTTAAAAAACAGGTGCAAACCAGTTTCACATTTTTAGCTATGATCTTTTTAAAGTCCTAGGGCTCTATTCTGATGAAATGAGTACAAATGCAAACGCAGTGGTGAAAGTCAATCACGTCTGCCCCGCAGGGAatggcttctccaaaagtgcgATTCTGATCCAAATAAAAACccagcgcccagccaatcaatgctgagtaggttggggaatctgctaACCAATCAGGGCCAGGaaacaatccctttaagagacagaatgcaCTTGCGTCACCGCAAGGCTCTgattttgaatgtagaagtggcGATCATGTCGAGCAGCAGAGCAACAaagagcaacaaaaaaaaacgcaacaaggtacattatttcatggcattgacattactacatgtaaagtgtaaaatacttactACCCTCCCTGATCTGTCTATCAGTAGCAGCAGCTGTGCACTACAAGCGCGGAGTAAAATACACGAATACTGTATTTTCGTATTTTCAGGCGGATTGATTTGAAAAagtgattaaacagtttgaaagACAACATGCAAGgtcctttatcagagatttaagccctcttattgaccaatcaggttaaaggaactctccgatccattttctaattcatTATAATGTTTCAAATTACTTAAGCTCTTACATTATCAGGCAACCAAACTGATATCTTGTTTCAGTCTGCTGATAGTAGTGACTTATATcaatcacggaaacaaagcaaatacattgtgtcaAGTTTACATAGCAGTTAAACTCGTTAACAGTTGCACATgatacacgcacgcacacacagcactagcaacaaccagggaaaggaaggacagacatacacatacagatacagaagtggcgcccctgttatgctgctctccatatactgtacgtaaatattttcacttgtaataattgccatgaaaataaattgctacagtcctcgtgaaaataaatgtagtacTCCACTgtatcagcattttttttaattaatatatttgtttgttattaattTATGAATAATATGGTTAGTTTCTTACGTtaggttatttttttcttttacttttatttctttgatttcctctttctatgTCAGTCCAAACGCACACAGTTGCTACTTAGGACTTCTTTGCTTTTTtacagtgtgttcaattgttaaagttcctgactgcgccactaaataaacctggtttcagcgggtcttaacacagtgctctgTTGTCTTTTTGAGACCCCGTCGTCAGAATTGCTTTgtcgaatatgttaatgataccacACCCCGAAATTTATGGCCGTGGCGATGGGGCAGGTGCTCTATAATGCTGCAAGACAAATGCAAGTGTAAGCCATTTGCACTTACACttgcatttgcgctgtgatcagaatacagcccctGGTGTACATGGCCTCTGATACTGCAAGGTCATGCATAAAACATGGTCAGATAGAAAATATGCAATACataatacagtactttataaTTCATGTCCTTGCATTCTGGATCCTCAGAAAATAATATCATAAATATCAGATCATTTCACAGACCTCTAATCTTGATTTTTGTAAGCTTGGCTGCTTCTGCCAAGGCCTTAAATGCAGAATCTGAAAGGTGAGTGGAGTCTTGAAGAGAAACTGTCTGCAGATTCTGACACTCAGAAACTATAGCCTGTAAAAATAATAGGACAAACAATTATCCTTATATGCATCTGATCAGCAGCCAGTTCTCAAAACagaaaatgttaggttattatcataaccctggttccctgaaatagaaatgtaaccactaCCGAATGGCTATTTACCTCCTAAAGGCTCAAATCCTGAGTAT
Above is a window of Acipenser ruthenus chromosome 14, fAciRut3.2 maternal haplotype, whole genome shotgun sequence DNA encoding:
- the fbxl13 gene encoding F-box and leucine-rich repeat protein 13 isoform X2 produces the protein MNGRNSVRRKKLAVEKIQAVFHTHLCKQVFKSWHELVQDSKKKKDYFEHLNRGQVDHDLGEINTATEESKDDISMLPKRAALKIFSFLDIADLARCAQVCQSWKIISHSSSLWSTMDFSPVKNMMVDGTAVNLLQKYRPYVIHLNFRRSSFLQWPSFKCISECRNLQDLNLSECASINDEIMRLILEGCPALLYLNLSYTNVTNGTLRMLSRCCLNLQYLSLAYCRKFTDKGLQYLATGKGCHKLIYLDLSGCTQMSVDGFKNIAVGCSELQHLEINDMPTLTDKCILAIVSECQNLQTVSLQDSTHLSDSAFKALAEAAKLTKIKIRGNNRMTDASWKSFCKSSPCLCHIYAADCQKITDISLKAIGSLKNLTVLNVADCIRLSDAGIKYLVEGPSAGKLREVNLTNCVRVSDMSLLRISQRCLKLTYLSLCYCEHLTDSGLELLAGLPSLTSLDLTGTNIQDQGLASLGTNTGIKKLTLSECLWITDLGIQKLCQKSRDLEHLDISHCLSLTDKTIKSLAFYCQTLTSLSIAGCPKMTDLYMQYLTGVCQYLHELDISGCVHITDKTTKYLQNSCKQLHVLNMLYCKNITRQAALKVKARVQCWEYSNEDPPAWFGYDSLGSISDSIPQENQEQD